From the Pirellulales bacterium genome, one window contains:
- a CDS encoding DUF1501 domain-containing protein, giving the protein MNLWQHHMGVRVNRHGVIGRRDFLRGVSLASAAAGVLSWKDLVAARADELRSQGMACILLFMRGGPSQFETFSPKPEHENGGETKAIDTDVPGIQIAQGMPRMAKVMQDVAVIRSMTTKEGNHARAQFLMHSGYAPTPTVKYPSLGSIVAHQLADRNFELPSFVRVGDRGSDGGGGLLGVEYDAFVMANAEAPANTKLPTAAPRFTRRLGLLAQLESSYASGGADREVADHQKLYDKAARMVTSRKMEAFYLDQESDATRERYGRTDFGSSCLLARRLVESGVTFVEVNHGNWDTHDNIFERTTNLCGQIDQPMAALIADLKERGMLDKTLVIWMGEFGRTPKVNPRGGRDHFPRAFNVAMAGGGIRGGQVVGHTDAGGDAVTDHPVSVPDLFQTFCKSLRINPAIENMSAIGRPIKIVDGGQPVSQLFS; this is encoded by the coding sequence ATGAACCTTTGGCAGCATCACATGGGCGTGCGTGTCAATCGCCACGGTGTGATTGGACGCCGTGATTTTCTGCGTGGTGTTTCGTTGGCAAGTGCCGCGGCTGGGGTGCTCAGTTGGAAGGATTTGGTGGCAGCCCGGGCTGACGAACTGCGCTCGCAAGGGATGGCCTGCATCTTGCTCTTCATGCGCGGCGGCCCCAGCCAATTCGAGACATTTTCGCCCAAACCGGAACATGAAAACGGCGGCGAGACCAAGGCCATCGACACAGACGTGCCGGGCATTCAGATCGCCCAAGGCATGCCGCGCATGGCAAAGGTTATGCAAGATGTGGCCGTCATCCGCTCGATGACCACGAAGGAGGGTAATCATGCTCGGGCGCAGTTCCTGATGCATTCCGGCTACGCGCCGACTCCGACAGTGAAGTACCCCTCGCTGGGATCGATCGTGGCCCATCAATTGGCCGATCGGAATTTCGAGCTTCCGTCGTTCGTCCGCGTCGGGGACCGCGGTAGTGACGGGGGGGGCGGGCTGCTGGGAGTCGAATATGACGCGTTCGTGATGGCCAATGCCGAAGCTCCGGCGAACACCAAGTTGCCAACCGCGGCGCCGCGCTTTACGCGCCGCTTGGGTTTGCTCGCGCAATTGGAGAGCAGCTACGCATCTGGTGGTGCTGATCGTGAGGTGGCCGATCACCAAAAACTGTATGACAAAGCAGCCCGCATGGTCACGAGCCGTAAGATGGAGGCGTTCTATCTCGATCAAGAGTCGGACGCGACGCGCGAACGGTACGGCCGGACCGATTTCGGCTCGTCCTGCCTGCTCGCCCGCCGGCTGGTCGAATCCGGTGTGACCTTTGTCGAAGTGAATCACGGCAACTGGGATACGCACGATAACATCTTCGAGCGGACCACGAACTTGTGCGGCCAGATCGACCAGCCAATGGCGGCGCTGATCGCCGATCTGAAAGAGCGCGGCATGTTGGACAAGACGCTCGTCATCTGGATGGGCGAATTCGGCCGTACCCCTAAGGTGAATCCCCGCGGTGGTCGTGATCATTTTCCAAGAGCATTCAACGTAGCCATGGCCGGGGGTGGTATCCGCGGCGGGCAAGTGGTCGGTCACACCGATGCCGGTGGTGACGCTGTGACCGATCACCCCGTCAGCGTGCCCGATCTATTCCAAACTTTCTGCAAGAGTTTGCGAATCAATCCGGCGATCGAGAATATGAGCGCCATCGGTCGGCCGATAAAAATCGTCGACGGCGGCCAGCCGGTCAGCCAGCTATTCAGCTAA